Sequence from the Fusobacteriaceae bacterium genome:
AGAAAGCGGAAAGTCCCTTGGAGCCTTCGCCCAGTTTCGTCAGGGCGAAAATCACATAGTGATCGGCCAACGGTCCGTTTGTGTTGAACACTTTCATGCCGTTGATGACAAAGTCGTCGCCTTGTTTCTCGGCGTACAATGTACATCCACCCGCGTCGGAACCGGCGTTGGCTTCGGTCAGACCGAAAGCGCCCCAGGTTTCGCCCTTCAATACGGCGGGCAGATAAGCTTTTTTCTGTTCTTCGGAAGCGCCGTTGTCGATGGATCCGCCGAACAGGGATGTGGATACGGAGTAGGAAATGCCCAGCGCCGCGTCAACTTTGGAAACTTCTTCTACGGCAATGGCGTACTCGAGATAGGATTTGCCTGTTCCGCCATATTCTTTCGGATAGGGCAGCCCGATGTAGCCTTTGGCGCCAAGCTGCTTGTAGACTTCTTTCGGATATTCACCGCTGGCGTCTCTTTCCAGAATGCCGGGTTCTACAACCTCTTTCACGAATTTTGCGGCTTCCGCCTGAAATGCCAACTGTTCCTCATTCAAATAAAAATCCATTTTTCCTCCTTCTATTCAATTTTAAGTGTAAGTTAACCCCTCCGCCTGCCTTCTCATGGGAAAAGGCAGGCGGTAATTCCCTTTTTTGCAGTGTTTTGGAACTGTGCTGCGTTTTTCCTCTTTTGGTTACATGATACCCATAGCGGCCAGCGGGATGAAGATCGCAAGAGCTGCGAAAGGCATCACGATTTGTGTTACGAAAATATCCCAGTAAGCTTCCTTGTGCGTTGTCTTACAAATACCCAGCAGGGTGATTTGCGCGCCCTGATGCGGCAATGTATCCAAGGTACCGGCGGCGATGGCCCCGATTCTGTGTACATATTCCAGCGGGATTCCGAGGGCCTTGAAGGTATCGGTCAGGGCGTTGAAGGCAACGGACATACCGCCCGACGCGGATCCGCAAGCTCCGGCGCACACGGCAACCGTAATCATTACGAAGATCAGCGGGGAGATGTTCCATTTCAGCAGACCGCTCACGAGATCTTTGAATCCCTGCGTATTCTGGGCGATGGATCCGAAACCTACGACGATAGCCGTATTGAGGATCGCCACGCCGGAATCGGCCGCGCCTTTGTTGAATACCTTCAGCCAGCCCTTCATGCCTTCTTTTACTCTCGTAAAGTTTGTTACGACCGCAAGCAGAATTCCAAAGAATACGGCGTTTTCAACTTTCTGGGAGAAGAAGCTTCCGATGATCGGCAAGCTCTTGGGCGCGTTGAAGAACAACAGCATCAGGATAATGGGCAGGAACGCGTTGAACGGAGACGGCAGCTCTTTGTCGGTTCCGGCGTCGATTTCGCTGGGCGACAGCTGATAGGTCAGTCTCGGGTCGTCAAAGTAGTAACCCTGCTTTGTGAGTTTTCTGGCTCTGTATTCCAACCACCAGAAAATCAGGATAAATTCGCCGACAGTCGCGATGAAGGAAGCGATGGGGGCAGCAAAGGACGGTGTTCCCAAGCTTCTCATGGCGATTACGTTTTGAATCGAGGGGGACCAGGGCGCGGTCATGGACCAGGTCCAGGTTCCGGCGGAAATGGCTCCGGGGAGGAGTTTCCGGCTCAGGTTCGCTCTCTTGAACATCGACAGCGCGATGGGGTAGATAACGAAGAATACCGTAAATCCGCTGATGCCTCCGAATGTCAAAACGCCTGTAATACACATAATGATGGGCGCTACAAATTTGTCTCTGGCTTTGGCGCTCATCCACCGCGCGATGGATTCCGCCGCTCCGGTCGCCTGGTACACGGCGCCGAACAAGGCGCCTACGAAGAATACGAGGAAGTAGTTCTTCACATAATTCGCGGCTCCGGCCATGAAGAGCAGCTGCAATCCGGAAAGAATGCCGACGTCAGCGGTCTTGCTGGCCGCCTGGATCGCGGCGGGGATATTCGGATCGCCCAGCGCGAATGCGCAGAGCAGTACGAATATACTAACAAAGGGCGCGAGAATCAGAGCGCTCATCTGTTTGAACGCCAGAACGCCAAATAGAATCAATGCTATCACTAATACCAAAACGTTCATTTAACCTATCCTCCTTTAAGGATGGTGCCGATTAATATAGTTTGTGGGTTTCCCGTATCGGCATCATTTGAAATGAAATGTTTTTTGAAGTAAATCACTCATTGCTGTACTTATTTCAGTCCCATTACCTCATCTTTGAAAATTCTTTCGTCCATGAGTTTCGGTCCGTCGATCTTCGGCTTGAAATCCATCAGATCGAGTACCTGCGTCTGAACGTCGATGCCGGGGGCTACTTCCGTCAGGTACAATCCGTCGGCTCTCAGTTCGAATACGGCCCGTTCCGTAATATATTTTACGGGTTGTTTTACCTGTTTGGCGTATTCGCCGCTGAACGTCACGTGCTCTACCAGTTTCTTGAACTTTACGCCGGTTCCTTCTTCCACGATCGTAAGTTTTCCGTCTCCGGTCTTGATTTTGGCCGCTTTGGCGGTAAATGTGCCCAGGAAGAACGTTTTCTTGGCGTTTTGCGTGATGTTGATAAATCCGCCGCAACCGGCCAGTCTCGGGCCGAATTTGCTTACGTTGACGTTTCCGATTTCGTCGGCTTCCGCGAGACCCAGGAAGGCCAGGTCAATGCCGCCGCCGTCATAGAAGTCAAACTGTACGGACTGATCGAGGATGGCTTCCGCGTTGAACGAAGCGCCGAACTGGGTGCCGCCCGCGGGCACGCCGCCCACAGGTCCCGCTTCCACGGTCAGCGTCATGTAGTCGCCGATGCCTTCTTCATTGGCCACGGCCGAAACGTATTCCGGCGCGCCGATGCCGAGGTTCACGACGGTATTTTCCGCCAGTTCCAGGGCGCCGCGTCTGCCGATGATCTTCTTGGCGTCCAGTTTGGCCGGCGCAACGCTGCCCAGAGGCGTCCGGGCGTTACCGGCAAGGGCCGGATCGTAAGCTTTGTCGTAGCACTGTTCGCGCAGCTTGTAGTCTTCGACTACGACGATGGCGTCCACATAGATGCCGGGGATCTTGACGAGCTTCGGATCGAGGCTTCCTCTTTCCACCAGTTTTTCAACCTGCACGATAACTTTTCCGCCGCTGTTCTTGGCCGCCTGTGCGAGTGAGGTGGCCTCAATGGTCGCGACTTCGTGTTCAACGGTGACGTTGCCGGCTTCGTCGGCATAGGTCCCCCGCAGAAATACGACGTCGATCGGGAAAGCCTTGTAAAGCAGTCTGTCCTGCCCGAGGATGTTTACCCGGACAACCAGATCTTCTTTCGTAATGCTGTTGAGCTTGCCGCCGCCGTTGATGGGGTCGGCGTAGGTGTTCATCCCGACATGGGTCAGCGTGCCCAGTTTGTGGGCCGCAATGTCTCTGGTCAACTGCGCCAGAGTTCCCTGGGGGAAATTGTATCCTTCCACTTTATTGTCCAGGATCAGCTTGCTGATGCCCGGGATCAGGTTGTAATGTCCTCCTACAACCCGCTTCAGGAAGCCCTCATAGGCAAAATGGTCCGCCGCGTATCCGGCGCCGGTCTTTCCCTGTCCGGCGATAAAGAAATACGTGCAGCCCGTGGGCTTTCCCGTGGTTTTGAAGCGTTCTCCGATGGCGGTCGACAGGGCTTCCGTATTGACACTGCCTACGAAGCCGCCGCAGGAAAACGTACATCCGTCATACAGATATTCCGCCGCTTGCGCGGCCGTAATTACGGGTACTGTTCTCATAATTTTTCACTCCTGTCCTTTTTTTTCTTCGTTCTTTTGCGGGTTCCGCAAAACGCCGCGATTTTCCTCGGTTATGCGCGTGCGTGATTTATTTTCCCGGGAAATCTACGGGCGCTTTCGCTCCCTTTTCTACGAAGGACGTCATGCCGGCTTTCTTATCTTCGGTCGCGAAGGTCAGCGAGAAGAGGTCGCATTCGTACTTGCATCCGGTCTTCAGATCTACGTCCAGTCCGGCGTTGATGGCGGATTTCGCGAAGGAAACCGCAACAAGGCTCTTGGTCATGATCTTCTTCGCCGTCTTCTTACACTCTTCGAGCAGAGCGGCGCCGTCGCCCGGAACAACTTTGTTTACCAGGCCGATTTCATAAGCTCTCTGCGCGGATGTCATGTCGGCGGTGTAAATCATTTCTTTCGCTCTTCCCTTTCCAACGAGTCTCGGCAGTCTCTGTGTGCCGCCCCATCCGGGGATCGTGCCCAGATTTACTTCGGGCTGTCCGAACTGAGCCGTTTCGGAAGCGTAGCGGAAGTCGGAACCCATGGCGAATTCGCAGCCGCCGCCAAGCGCAAAGCCGTTTACCGCGGCGATGGTAACCTGGGGCATGGTTTCGAGTTTTTCAAAGTTGTAGTGGGCCAGGGCAGCCATTTTTCTGCCTTCGAGCGGGCTGGCGTTGACCATTTCCTTGATGTCCGCGCCGGCTACGAAGAACTTGCCCACGCCTGTCGTGATAACGACTTTGATGTCCGATCTCGTTGCGATTTCGTCCAGAACTTCTTTCAGTTCCGTCAGAGCAACCGTTCCCAGAGAATTCGCGGGGGGATTGTTGATCGTGATGACCGCAATGCCTTCCTCAACACTGACCAGCAATTTCTCAAACTTCTTCTCTTCAATACTCATAATTTTATCCTCCTTTTAAAAATTGTAATATAAATGTTGTACCGTTTACAACATTACTGCCATACCGGATTTGACACAGGAATTCCCTTCATGACTTTAAGGAATAAATTTCATCATTGTAGCGCCTTAACGACATTGAGAATCCCTTTTACCGCCAAAAAATAACATCAGGTCTTTTTTTGGAAAATTCAGACTCTGTAATAATTATTACCACAAGTCACGAAATTTGTCAATCCTTTATTGAAAAATTTTTTGCCATATTTTACCCCATAAATTCCTGTTTTCACACATACTGTCAGGTTTTGTTTCAGGTCGGGACAGGGAAAAACGCCTTTTTTTTATTCACGCTATGCCAATTTTCTACCCATTTTCCAATTTTGCCCTATTTTGTTACGGTTTAAATATTTTTTTCTCCCGCTATTGACTTTTTCCGCGATCCGTTATAATATCCTATCGTGACAAGAAAGGGATATGATTCCCGAAAATCAGAGGAGGATGATAACAATGTTGTGTACAACCCTGGACGAAAACAGTTTGAACATGAGCGGTTACAGTATTGATGAGATCTTTGTAGGTATGAAAAAAAGTGTTACCAAGACGATTTCCGAGAGCGACGTCTATACGTACGCGGGCCTGATCGGGGACATCAACCCGGTCCATGTGAACGCCGAATACGCCAAAACCACCCGTTTCGGCGAAAGAATCGTTCACGGCATGCTGACGGCTTCCTTTTTCTCGACCATCGTGGGAATGCTGATCGCGGGCGCCGACTCCATCTATCTGAGTCAGACTTGCAAGTTCCTGCTGCCGGTGAAATTCGGCGACACGATCACGGCCACCGGCGAGGTGACGAAGATCATTCCCGAGAAGCGGATCCTTTACATGCACACGACCATTGTGAACCAGCGCGGCGAGCTCGTCATAGACGGCGAAGCGGCCGTAATGGCAAACAAACCGGCGAAAAAATAAGATTTCGGGCTGTCGACCTTCGGGCGGCGGCCCTTTTTCATACATTTTTCTTTTTCTTTTTCCATTTTTATGGTAAAATATGGTGAATTACGAAAACGAAACAGAACAAACCATAACTTTAGCGGGGGCATTTGATGAATTTCGGCGGTTTTAAATTTGAACTTTGGAAAATCCACTCTTTTCGGGAAGCGATTCCCCTGATCATGATGCTCCTCCTGGGAGCGGCGCTTTTTACGCTGATCATTCTGTTCATGCGCGGCAGGAGAACCCGGGCCCACGCCCTGGCGAAAATCGAAAAGCGGCTTGCCCGCTTATCCCATGGGAAGGGCCGTTTCGCCGACGTGGCGGCCGACGCGGGGCCGGAAGCAAATCCCGCTTGCGACGCCGTATTTGCCGCGGGAAACGCCCTTGTGCTCATCAAAGTCTTCTGGTGGGGACTCTTCGCCACCGGCGAGACCGAGGGGAAGACCTGGGAAATCCTGGACAACAAGAAGCGTGAGACCGTAAAAAACCCGCTGACGGCGCTTCTCGCCAAATGCAAAGGGGCCGAAGGCTACCTGAGGGAAAGAAAAATGCCCGTAACGGTTCTGCCGCTGATTGTCTTCGCCGACAATTACGGTCGGCCGCAGCTGAAGCTGCCGCTTTCGGCCAAAGCCATCATTTTCGGGAATCTCAAAAAATGGTACAGACTGAATGTACCAAAACCGAATAAAACAGACAATCCGGACGCGATCCTCGATGCGGTCAAGCCGGTTTTTACAAAATAAAACAAGCAATCAAGGGGGATTTCATGACAAAAGATGTCGTTCTGACGGAGTTTGCCCGGGTCATCAATTCTGACCGGTATCAGTACACCGAAAGCGATGTATTTTTGATGGAAGAAATGCAGAACATGGAGGCGGTCTTTGACGTCTTCTTCCGGAAGACCGAAGACGGGGGTTTCGCCGTTGTATCCGGCATACAGGAAATCGTCAGGCTCATCGACATCCTGAATACGACGCCGGAAGCAGAAAAACGCGAATATTTTTCAAAACTGATCGACGAGCCCCATCTGTGCGACTATCTCTGCGGGCTCAAATTTACCGGGGACATCTACGCCTTCCGGGACGGGGAACTGGCCTATCCCAACGAACCCGTGATCACGGTGAAGGCGCCTCTGATCCAGGCCCAGATCCTTGAAACGCCGATTTTAAACATCCTTAATATGCAGATGGCCATCGCCACAAAGGCCTCCCGGGTGACCCGGGCCGCCTGGCCCGTGCCGGTTTCCTCCTTCGGGAGCAGACGAGCCCACGGCTT
This genomic interval carries:
- a CDS encoding GntP family permease, whose product is MNVLVLVIALILFGVLAFKQMSALILAPFVSIFVLLCAFALGDPNIPAAIQAASKTADVGILSGLQLLFMAGAANYVKNYFLVFFVGALFGAVYQATGAAESIARWMSAKARDKFVAPIIMCITGVLTFGGISGFTVFFVIYPIALSMFKRANLSRKLLPGAISAGTWTWSMTAPWSPSIQNVIAMRSLGTPSFAAPIASFIATVGEFILIFWWLEYRARKLTKQGYYFDDPRLTYQLSPSEIDAGTDKELPSPFNAFLPIILMLLFFNAPKSLPIIGSFFSQKVENAVFFGILLAVVTNFTRVKEGMKGWLKVFNKGAADSGVAILNTAIVVGFGSIAQNTQGFKDLVSGLLKWNISPLIFVMITVAVCAGACGSASGGMSVAFNALTDTFKALGIPLEYVHRIGAIAAGTLDTLPHQGAQITLLGICKTTHKEAYWDIFVTQIVMPFAALAIFIPLAAMGIM
- a CDS encoding 3-oxoacid CoA-transferase; translated protein: MRTVPVITAAQAAEYLYDGCTFSCGGFVGSVNTEALSTAIGERFKTTGKPTGCTYFFIAGQGKTGAGYAADHFAYEGFLKRVVGGHYNLIPGISKLILDNKVEGYNFPQGTLAQLTRDIAAHKLGTLTHVGMNTYADPINGGGKLNSITKEDLVVRVNILGQDRLLYKAFPIDVVFLRGTYADEAGNVTVEHEVATIEATSLAQAAKNSGGKVIVQVEKLVERGSLDPKLVKIPGIYVDAIVVVEDYKLREQCYDKAYDPALAGNARTPLGSVAPAKLDAKKIIGRRGALELAENTVVNLGIGAPEYVSAVANEEGIGDYMTLTVEAGPVGGVPAGGTQFGASFNAEAILDQSVQFDFYDGGGIDLAFLGLAEADEIGNVNVSKFGPRLAGCGGFINITQNAKKTFFLGTFTAKAAKIKTGDGKLTIVEEGTGVKFKKLVEHVTFSGEYAKQVKQPVKYITERAVFELRADGLYLTEVAPGIDVQTQVLDLMDFKPKIDGPKLMDERIFKDEVMGLK
- a CDS encoding enoyl-CoA hydratase/isomerase family protein yields the protein MSIEEKKFEKLLVSVEEGIAVITINNPPANSLGTVALTELKEVLDEIATRSDIKVVITTGVGKFFVAGADIKEMVNASPLEGRKMAALAHYNFEKLETMPQVTIAAVNGFALGGGCEFAMGSDFRYASETAQFGQPEVNLGTIPGWGGTQRLPRLVGKGRAKEMIYTADMTSAQRAYEIGLVNKVVPGDGAALLEECKKTAKKIMTKSLVAVSFAKSAINAGLDVDLKTGCKYECDLFSLTFATEDKKAGMTSFVEKGAKAPVDFPGK
- a CDS encoding MaoC family dehydratase; the protein is MLCTTLDENSLNMSGYSIDEIFVGMKKSVTKTISESDVYTYAGLIGDINPVHVNAEYAKTTRFGERIVHGMLTASFFSTIVGMLIAGADSIYLSQTCKFLLPVKFGDTITATGEVTKIIPEKRILYMHTTIVNQRGELVIDGEAAVMANKPAKK